Genomic DNA from Erythrobacter aureus:
ATGGGTCAGTTGCTGGTCAGCGGGGAAAGGGCCGCCGAGGAGCTTGAAAAGCTGCTGCCCGGCGCGATCGCTTCGCTGAAGCCCGGCAAGGTGCGCTACTCTCTGCTGGTCGATCAAGATGGCGGCATCCTCGATGATCTGATGGTGACCAACGCCACACCCTGGATCGACGGCGACGAGGAGGAAGGCACCGAAGGGCATTGGGGCGAACCGGCCTATTACCTCGTGGTCAACGGCGCGACCAAATGGGACGATATCGCCCATTTGCGCGAACATCTCGATGACGATGTGACGCTCACCCACATGGACGACCATGCGCTAATCGCGTTGCAGGGGCCGAATGCGGCGACCGCGCTCAACCGGGTGATGCGCAATGTCATCGACGACATGGTCTTCATGGAAAGCGTGGTTCACGATTTCGGCGAATGGCCGCTGCGCATCACGCGTTCCGGTTATACTGGCGAGGACGGTTTCGAAATTTCGGTCCCCGCCGAATTCGCCGAAAGCCTTGCCGACCGTCTCTGCGCCGAAATCGAAGTGCGCCCGATCGGCCTGGGCGCGCGCGACAGCCTGCGTCTCGAAGCGGGCCTCCCGCTCTATGGCCATGACATCACCACCGAAACCGATCCTGTATCCGCCGATCTTGGCTTCGCGCTGACCAAGCGCCGCCGCGAGGAAGGCGGCTGGATGGGCCACGACAAGGTGATGCAGGTGTTCGAGAGCGGCCCGGCGCGGAAACGCGTCGGTCTCGCCATCGAAGGCCGTATGCCCGCGCGCGAAGGGGCCTCGATCTATTCCGGCGATACGCAGGTGGGCCGTGTCACCAGCGGCGGCTTCTCGCCCACGCTCGAGCGGCCCATCGCCATGGGCTATGTCGACACCCGGTTCGCCGAAGAGGGAACCGAACTCGAAGTCGAGGTTCGTAACAAGAGATTACCGACGAAGGTGGCCAAGCTTCCTTTCGTCCCCCACCGCTATCACAGAGGAAAGTGAGAGATGGCCCGATACTTCACCGACGAGCATGAGTGGATCGATGTCGAGGGCGACACGGCCACCGTTGGCATTACCGATTATGCGCAGGGACAGCTGGGCGATATCGTCTTCGTCGAACTGCCGGGTTCGGGCACCACGCTTAGCAAGGGTGGCGACGCGGCGGTTGTCGAAAGCGTCAAGGCGGCAAGCGACGTCTACGCCCCGATCGACGGCGAAGTGACGGAAGCCAACGAGGCGCTGGAAGACGATCCGGCATTGGTCAACACCGCGCCCGAAAGCGATGGCTGGTTTTTCCGCATGACCATTGGCGACAAGTCGCAGCTCGAAGGGCTGATGGACGAGGCCGCCTATAAAAGCTTCTGCGACGGGCTCTAACATTCGTCATCCCAGCGAAAGCTGGGATCGCTGTCCGCCTGGTCGGACTTCGCTGCACCAGATCCCAGCTTTCGCTGGGATGACGGGATTTTAAAATGCGCTACCTACCCCTGACCGATACCGACCGTTCGGATATGCTCGAGAAAGTCGGTGCGCCCGACATCGATGCGCTGTTTTCGGACGTGCCCGAGGAAGCGCGGCTTTCCGGCCCGATCGAGGGCCTGCCGATGCATGCCAGCGAAATGGCTGTCGAAAAGCACATGCGGCGGCTGTCGAAGAAAAACCTCGCGGCTTCCGATGCGGCGTTCTTCCTGGGGGCAGGGGCTTACAAGCATCACATCCCGGCCAGCGTCGATCACATCATCCAGCGCGGCGAGTTCCTGACCGCCTACACGCCCTACCAACCGGAAATCGCGCAGGGCACGCTGCAGATGCTGTTCGAGTTTCAGACGCAGGTGGCGCGGCTTTATGGCTGTGCGGTGGCCAATGCTTCGATGTATGACGGCTCGACCGCCTGCTGGGAAGCGGTGGCCATGGCCGGACGCGTGGCGCGCGGCAGGAAACGCAAAGTCGTGCTCTCCGGCGCGCTTCATCCGCACTATGCCGAAGTGGTGCGCACCATGGCCAAGTTCACCGAGGACGAGATCGCCGATGCCCCGCCGAGCCTGGCACCCGCGCCGGACGATGACGGGCTGATCGCCCGGATCGACGAGAACACGAGCTGCGTCGTGGTGCAGTATCCCGATATTCTTGGCCGCTTGCCGGACCTCGCGCGTATTGCCGAGGCCGCGCATGAAAAGGGCGCGCTGCTGATTGCGGTCAATACCGAACCCGTGGCGCTGGGCGCGATCAAGTCGCCGGGTGAACTCGGCGCGGATATCGTCGTCGGCGAAGGTCAGTCGATCGGCGTCGGCCTCCAGTTCGGCGGCCCCTATCTCGGCCTCTTCGCGGTGCGCGACCCAAAACACGTTCGCATGATGCCCGGACGGCTGTGCGGCGAGACGGTGGACGCGGAAGGCAAGCGCGGTTTCGTGCTCACGCTTTCAACCCGCGAGCAGCACATTCGCCGCGAGAAGGCGACCAGCAATATCTGCACCAATTCGGGCCTCTGCGCGCTCGCCTTCAGTGTTCACATGACGCTGCTCGGTGAAAAGGGCCTGCGCCAGATGGCAATGGAAAACCATCGTCTCGCCTGCCTTGCCGCCGACAGACTGGCCAGGGTGCCCGGCGTGACGTTGCTCAACGACAGCTTCTTCAACGAATTCACCATCAGGCTCGGCACGGATGCCCGCACGATCGTGCGCGCGCTGGCCGATAAGGGCGTGCTGGCGGGCGTCTCGCTCGGCCGGCTCTTCCCCGACAATCCCGAACTCGCGGACGGCCTGCTCGTCGCGGTGACCGAGACCACGAGCGAAGAGGATATCGAAACGCTCGCCTCCGCTCTCGAAGGAGAACTGGCATGAACGCGCCCAACGCCTCGGGCTGGAAGCCCGGCACCCCGGTCGAAGGGCACAATGCGATGAGCGGTCCGGACACCGCCACCGGCAACCGCGCGCTGATGCTGGAAGAGCCGCTGATCTTCGAGATCGGCCATGCCGAAACGACCGGGGTCGACTTCCCCACTCCCCTCCCCGGCGGGGAGGGGGCCAAGGCGCGCCTTGCGGGAATGGAGCGCACCGATCCGATCGGTCTTCCCGGGCTTTCCGAGCCGGAAACCATCCGTCATTACACGCGCCTCAGCCGCCAGAACTATGCCATCGACCTCGGCCTCTTCCCGCTGGGCTCGTGCACCATGAAGCACAATCCGCGCCTCAACGAGAAAGTCGCGCGCATGCCCGGCTTTGCCGATGTGCATCCCCTGCAGCCGGTCGATACCGTGCGCGGCGCACTGGAGGTGGTGAACGAGCTGGCCCACTGGCTGATCGATCTGACCGGCATGCACGGCGTTGCGATGAGCCCCAAGGCGGGCGCGCATGGCGAGCTGTGCGGCATTCTGTGCATTCGCGCAGCGCTCGAGGCACGCGGCGATGCGCGCGAGGTCATCCTCGTGCCCGAAAGCGCGCATGGCACCAATCCGGCCACCGCCGCCTTCGCGGGCTACAAGGTCGAGGACATCCCGGCGACGCCCGAAGGCCGGGTGGACCTTGAAGCGCTGAAAGCGCGGCTCGGCCCCGATGTCGCCGGGGTGATGATCACCAATCCCAACACTTGCGGCCTGTTCGAGCCTGACATGAAGGCGATCTCCGATGCGGTCCACGAAGCGGGTGGCTTCGTCTATTGCGACGGTGCGAACTTCAACGCCATCGTCGGCAAGGTGCGCCCGGGCGATCTCGGCGTCGATGCCATGCACATCAATCTGCACAAGACCTTCTCCACCCCGCATGGCGGTGGCGGCCCCGGCTCGGGTCCGGTGGTGCTGTCAGAAGCGCTTGCGCCCTATGGCCCGCTGCCATTCACGGCGCGTGACGGCGACGGCGTGGTTCATCTCGTCGAAGAAGAGAACGCGGCCGAGTTCGACCACACTAGGGCGTTCGGTCGCATGACCGCCTTTCACGGACAGATGGGCATGTTCACCCGCGCGCTGGCCTATATGCTCAGCCACGGCGCCGACGGGTTGAAACAGGTCGCCGAAGACGCGGTGCTCAATGCAAATTACGTGCTGCGCAGCCTTGAGGATGTGCTCGATGCGCCCTTTGGCCATAGCGGGCCGTGCATGCACGAGGCGCTGTTCAGCGACAAAGGCTTCGCCGAAGGCCTCTCCACACTCGATCTGGCGAAGGCGTTGATCGACGAGGGCTATCACCCGATGACCATGTATTTCCCGCTGGTGGTGCATGGCGCGATGCTGGTCGAGCCGACGGAGACCGAGAGCAAGGCGGCGCTCGACCAGTTTATCATGGCCCTGCGCAGCGTTGCCGAACGCGCCAAGTCGGGGGATGAAAGCCTCAAAACCGCGCCGCATTATGCGCCGCGCCGCCGCCTCGACGAAACCCAGGCAGCGAGAAAGCCGATCCTGGCCTGGAACGATCCCGACATGGTCTGACGCGAGGGGGCGCGGCTGGCGCCCCCTCTCTGCCGCGTTGGACCAGCAAGGCAGGATCGGTTTGTCCGATCGCTGCAACCCGTCCTCGGCCATCCCCTAGGCTTTCGGCGGGAGATCGGCCTTCGGTTTGACGGTGATGGTGATCTGCGAAAGCGAGATGATCGCCACCCAGAAGCCGATGACCGACAGGGCGGAGGAGCCGAGCACGGTGAAGGCCGCGCCTTTGGTTCCGTTCCAGCCCATGGCCACATCGAGCAGTGCCAGCCCGATGAGCGTGGGAATCGCACGGATGAAAAAGGCCGTCCCCGCGCGGCCCGCGCTGACCAGGAGCGATTCGAGGCTTGCCCCGACCAGCTCGATCGCCCCGGCAATGGCGAGGATTACCATCGTCCAGAACACGCGGAATTCCGGCCCGGCGATCAGGGCAAGGGCGGTTCGGCCGAAGAATAGGGTTACCAGAACCGCGAGCACCCCGGCAATCAATGCAATGTTCGCCATGCGGCGGGCCATCTCATGCGCTGTCTCTTGGGCGTGAACCAGCTCCGGGTAAATGGCCTTCGATACGGTTTGCGCCAGGCTGACGAGCGCCTGTCCCAACTGGCTGGCGACACGGAAGCCGCCCGCGGCCGTTTCGCCGCCTATGGCGCCGACCAGCAGGATCAGGACCTGCTTCGATCCGACATTGAGACTGCCCGACATATTCGTCGACCAGACAAACCGCCAGGCACCGGGATGCGCGCGCGGAATGCGGGTGAAGCTGATACGCGACAGGTCGATCTTTTCCTGTTTCGAAGCCGCGATCCACAGCGCCGTCGCCACCGCGATTTCCGCCGCCGCCCAGGCCAGAACGAAACCGGTGACCGTGGGCATGGCCACCGCCGCGATCCCGGCGCCTGCTGCGCGCACCATGGGCTGAACCGATTCCGCCGCCGTAGCCCTTGCATAGGCAAAGCGCAGGCGCAGCAGCCCGGTGGGCGTGGTTCGGATCGACAGAAGGGCGACCACGCAATAGCCGAATGCGACCGGAAGCAATTCCGCGGGCAGGGGCAGCCATAGAGGGGCGCTCCAGACCAGCGCAGCCGCCAGCACCAGGCCGATGGCAACCGACAGCATATCGAGCGCGATCGCGAAGCCAGTTGCATCGCCGGGGCCGTCTTCGCCGACGCCCCAGCGCACCACGAATTGCCAGGTCTGGAAATTGGCGAGCCCGGTCACCGTCTGGCCGAGCGCCAGAATGATCGCGAAATAGCCGAAATGGTCGAGGCCCAGCGTCCGCGTGGCCAAGGCGAGATAGACGATGCTCAGCACGGCATTGACGCCGCGCCCCGTCAGGAGCCAGCCGATATTGCGGATCAGACGGTGCATCGGTCCGCTGCGGGTATCAGGCAGTCGCCAGCCGCTTGACGAGCAGCTTTTCCGTCACGTCGAAAGTGCGTTCGTTATCGACATCGATCGCACAGTAACCGTGGCTCATCACCAGCGGCTTGAGCGTAAATCCGAACCGGCGCGATACTTGAGCGAACAGCTTTTCCTTCGTGCCCCAGCCGAGGAAGAAGCGGATCAGATTGACCACGCCGAAAGCCTTGGCGATGCGGCTGGGGAATTTCACGAACTGGCCGCCGCCCCGCATGATCTCGGCGGCGGAAAGCGCCTTGGCATTGCCGATCCAGTAGGCGTTGCAGTTCGAATACCCGCCATCGGAGAATTCATAGAACTTGGCCTGTCCCTGCGGATCGGCGGCGATCACGTCTTCCTTGCGCGCCAATGCGGCGGCCGCACCGGCGCCGCTGGCGATCGCCTTGTCGGCGAATTCGGTGAAATCCTCGGGCAGCCACAGGCAATTGTCGGCGGTGGTGATGAGGATCGGATAGCTTGCGCCCTCGGCTCCGGCGAAAACGCTGTCCACGAGGTTGAAGGCACCCGGCTTGAACACCACACGGCCTTCATCGACCAGCTTGGCGATCGAGGGAATCGCGGCGATCTCGTCAGGCTCGTGCGCGACCACGCGGATTTCGCCGATGCGCGGGCTGGCCGCGACGTTCATCACCACGCGCTCGATCATCGGCATGCCGCCGACCGGAACCACGCATTTCTGGGCCACGCCGGCACGCTCGGCAAGCGGATCGAGCACGCCCGAACGCTTTCCCGCCATGATGAGTGCGGTGACCTTGCCCTTGTTCTCGTCAGTCATGGCCGGGCAGATAGGCCCGAATGGCGCGGTTGTCACGGTCTGGCAGTTGCGGCACGAGACGCCGATGCGGATCATCTTTTCTCGCAAGGGCTTCGACAGCGCGGCGGGTGGCGGGCCTTCGCCGATCTTCGCTGGTCGTCCGGTGAGCCTGCCGATCCCGGCAGGGGCTGCATCGCGCACCACCTATGGCGATCTGGGACTGGGTGCATATGCCGCGGCGGCCAGCCGTGGGCGCCTGGGTGCGGAGGATTTGTGCCACCACGATCCGATGTTCCTTCCCGACGGCACCTGCCTGTTCGGCCAGTGCGGCGCGGCGCAGACGCATCTGGCCAATCAGGGCGTCGGGGTAGGCGATGTGTTCCTGTTCTTCGGCCTGTTCCGCGAGGAGGGCGGTGAGCCGCATCACCGCATATTCGGCTATCTCGAAGTGGAGGAGATTGCCGTGCTCGGCGACGGTGTGCCCGGCCATCTGGTCGAACGCGGCCATCCGCATGCCCTCGCGCTGCACGCCGCCAATGATGTCGTCTATGCCGGAGCCGGCGAGGAAGCGCGCCATGCCAGCGACGGCCTGCGGCTGACCGTGGCAGGCGGGCCGCCGTCGCTCTGGAACCGCCCAGCTTGGCTGAAACGGGGTGGGCTCAGCTATCACGACCGCGCCGACCGCTGGCTGCGCGGCGGGCGGTTGCAGAGCGTGGCGCGCGGGCAGGAATTCGTTGCCGATGTGGGGCGCCGCAAGGCCCCGCGCGAATGGCTCGCGCGGGTGCTGGCCGAAATCAGAGCGTCTTGATGATCGCCGAGAAATCGAGCCCGGCATTTTCCTCGGCAAACCGTTCGTAGAGCTCCTTGGCGTGGCGCCCGAGCGGGGTGGAGGCATCGGCGGTTTCCGCCGCTTCCATCGCCAGGCGCAAATCCTTGAGCATCAGCCCGGTGGCGAAGCCGCCCTGGTAACCCTTGTCCGCCGGGCTTTCGACGCCGATGCCGGGCATGGGCGTATAGGCATTCAAGGACCAGCAATAGCCCGAGGACTGGCTGGAGATTTCGTAGAATTTCTGCGGGTCGAGGCCGAGTTTCTCGGCCATCTTCATGGCCTCGGCAGTCCCGATCATGCTGATCGCGAGCAGCATGTTGTTGCAGATCTTGGCAGTCTGTCCCGCGCCCGCATCGCCGGCGTGAATCACCGCCTTGCCCATCGCTTTCAGCACATCTTCGGCGCGCTTGAACGCCTTCTCGGTGCCGCCGACCATAAAGGTCAGCGTGCCGCCATTCGCCGCTGCGATCCCGCCCGACACTGGAGCATCGACCATGTCGTATCCGGCGGCTTCGGCAGTCGCGATGACCTCTTTCGCGGTTGCCACGTCGATCGTCGAGCAATCGAGCAACACCGCGCCAGCGGGCGCCTTGCCGATGACGCTGGCTTCATAGACCGACTTCACGATCCCGCCATTGGGCAGCATGGTCACCACGCCGTCGACACCCTGTACGGCTTCGGACGCATCGGTGAAAGTCGCGCAGCCATTGGACTTGGCCGTGGCAAGCGCCTCTTCGGACAGGTCGAATGCGTTGACCGCGTGTCCCGCATTCACGAGGTTCGCGGCCATTCCGCCGCCCATATTGCCGAGGCCGATAAAGGCGATTTTCATTCTCTTTTCCTCTCGCAAACTGTTTATTCGCGCTGCTGTAGGTGACACAAGGTTACACCGGTGTCCGCCAAATCCAACAGCTCAAACCACTGAATCCAAATATCATTTCCTGTCCAGGGTGACAGATTGGGCCGATCTAGGCGCGGGGGCTGTTCCTCCCATGCGCCGCTTAACCCAAGTAGGGAAGGTGCACCGCGAAGCTAGCAGGGATGGCGCGCTGTAGGAAAGAACACATCCCGGAGCATCGCGATACCACCCATATTGCCGAGGCCGGTGAGGGCGGTTTTCATGGTCTGCATCCTCCCCCATCGGTCATTGCGAGCGGCGAAGCAGCGCGGCAATCCAGTCTCGCGCTTTCGGTAAAGGTCGGGAGCTGGATTGCTTCGTCGCTATGCGCCTCGCAATGACGAGGGGAATGGGGCGGGATTACCGCCCCTTCCACTTGCCCTCGCGCTTTTCGACGAATGCGGCCATGCCTTCGGCCTTGTCCTCGCTCGCGGCGAGGATCTGGAAGATGCGGCGTTCGACGATCAGACCCTGATCGAGGCTGGTTTCGAAAGCGGCATTGACCATTTCCTTGTTCGCGATCGCGGCCATGGGCGGCATTGCGGCGATTTGCGCGGCGCTCTTCATCGCTTCGTCGAGAAGCTGTTCATGCGGGACGACACGCGCGACCAGATTGCTGCGCTCGGCTTCCTCGGCATCCATCATGCGGCCCGTCAGGCACATTTCCATCGCCTTGGACTTGCCCACCGCCTTGGTCAGCCGCTGCGATCCACCCATTCCGGGGGCAACGCCCAGCTTGATTTCGGGCTGGCCGAATTTGGCGTTCTCGCTCGCAATGATGAAGTCGGCCATCATCGCCAGCTCGCAGCCGCCGCCAAGCGCGAAACCGTTGACCGCCGCGATCCACGGCTTGCGGGTCTTCTTGACGATTTCGCTGGTCCAGGGTGCGAAGAAATCGTCGAGATAGAAGTCGGCCGCTGCCTTCTCGCTCATCTCCTTGATGTCGGCGCCGGCGGCAAAGGCCTTGTCGCCCGATCCGGTCAGGACCGCGCATAGCTGGCTGCCATCCGCCTGATAGGCGGCGAAGGCGTGGATCAGTTCGTCGAGCACCGTGCTGTTGAGCGCATTCAGCGCCTTGGGACGATTGAGGGTAATCAGCGTAACCGCGTCACGCTGTTCGACGGTGATGGTTTCGTAGTCGGCCATTCGGCTTTCTCCAATTCGTCACCCTGAACTCGTTTCAGGGTCCATGTTGCTGTCCGCACCGTCCCCCGTGGGGCGAGATGGATGCTGAAACGAGTTCAGCATGACGGTGCGGGGCTTTACTTCAACGGCGCCCATTCCTCGCCGTCGGGAAGCGGCGCGAAGATGCTGTCGATCAGCTCCTCGCTGACCTCTTCTGCCGTCGCGGGGTTCCATTTCGGGTCATGCGTCTTGTCGACAATCACCGCGCGCACGCCCTCGGCAAAATCGGGGCGGGTCAGCACGCGGCTGGCGATGCGGTATTCCATGCGCATATTGTCGGCGAAACTGTCCAGCTCCGCGCTGTCGGCAAGCTGGCGCAGGGCAACCTTGCAGGTCTGCGGGCTCTTGGTGCGCAGAGTGGCGAGTTCCTTGGCCGCCCATTCGCTGTCATCGGCCTCGAGGCTGGCGAGGATATCTT
This window encodes:
- the gcvT gene encoding glycine cleavage system aminomethyltransferase GcvT, whose translation is MSDDTEDQIAEIETLPLDAWHRRKGARMVPFAGYHMPIQFEGIVAEHNWTRQQAGLFDVSHMGQLLVSGERAAEELEKLLPGAIASLKPGKVRYSLLVDQDGGILDDLMVTNATPWIDGDEEEGTEGHWGEPAYYLVVNGATKWDDIAHLREHLDDDVTLTHMDDHALIALQGPNAATALNRVMRNVIDDMVFMESVVHDFGEWPLRITRSGYTGEDGFEISVPAEFAESLADRLCAEIEVRPIGLGARDSLRLEAGLPLYGHDITTETDPVSADLGFALTKRRREEGGWMGHDKVMQVFESGPARKRVGLAIEGRMPAREGASIYSGDTQVGRVTSGGFSPTLERPIAMGYVDTRFAEEGTELEVEVRNKRLPTKVAKLPFVPHRYHRGK
- the gcvH gene encoding glycine cleavage system protein GcvH; the protein is MARYFTDEHEWIDVEGDTATVGITDYAQGQLGDIVFVELPGSGTTLSKGGDAAVVESVKAASDVYAPIDGEVTEANEALEDDPALVNTAPESDGWFFRMTIGDKSQLEGLMDEAAYKSFCDGL
- the gcvPA gene encoding aminomethyl-transferring glycine dehydrogenase subunit GcvPA, with product MRYLPLTDTDRSDMLEKVGAPDIDALFSDVPEEARLSGPIEGLPMHASEMAVEKHMRRLSKKNLAASDAAFFLGAGAYKHHIPASVDHIIQRGEFLTAYTPYQPEIAQGTLQMLFEFQTQVARLYGCAVANASMYDGSTACWEAVAMAGRVARGRKRKVVLSGALHPHYAEVVRTMAKFTEDEIADAPPSLAPAPDDDGLIARIDENTSCVVVQYPDILGRLPDLARIAEAAHEKGALLIAVNTEPVALGAIKSPGELGADIVVGEGQSIGVGLQFGGPYLGLFAVRDPKHVRMMPGRLCGETVDAEGKRGFVLTLSTREQHIRREKATSNICTNSGLCALAFSVHMTLLGEKGLRQMAMENHRLACLAADRLARVPGVTLLNDSFFNEFTIRLGTDARTIVRALADKGVLAGVSLGRLFPDNPELADGLLVAVTETTSEEDIETLASALEGELA
- the gcvPB gene encoding aminomethyl-transferring glycine dehydrogenase subunit GcvPB → MNAPNASGWKPGTPVEGHNAMSGPDTATGNRALMLEEPLIFEIGHAETTGVDFPTPLPGGEGAKARLAGMERTDPIGLPGLSEPETIRHYTRLSRQNYAIDLGLFPLGSCTMKHNPRLNEKVARMPGFADVHPLQPVDTVRGALEVVNELAHWLIDLTGMHGVAMSPKAGAHGELCGILCIRAALEARGDAREVILVPESAHGTNPATAAFAGYKVEDIPATPEGRVDLEALKARLGPDVAGVMITNPNTCGLFEPDMKAISDAVHEAGGFVYCDGANFNAIVGKVRPGDLGVDAMHINLHKTFSTPHGGGGPGSGPVVLSEALAPYGPLPFTARDGDGVVHLVEEENAAEFDHTRAFGRMTAFHGQMGMFTRALAYMLSHGADGLKQVAEDAVLNANYVLRSLEDVLDAPFGHSGPCMHEALFSDKGFAEGLSTLDLAKALIDEGYHPMTMYFPLVVHGAMLVEPTETESKAALDQFIMALRSVAERAKSGDESLKTAPHYAPRRRLDETQAARKPILAWNDPDMV
- a CDS encoding lipopolysaccharide biosynthesis protein codes for the protein MHRLIRNIGWLLTGRGVNAVLSIVYLALATRTLGLDHFGYFAIILALGQTVTGLANFQTWQFVVRWGVGEDGPGDATGFAIALDMLSVAIGLVLAAALVWSAPLWLPLPAELLPVAFGYCVVALLSIRTTPTGLLRLRFAYARATAAESVQPMVRAAGAGIAAVAMPTVTGFVLAWAAAEIAVATALWIAASKQEKIDLSRISFTRIPRAHPGAWRFVWSTNMSGSLNVGSKQVLILLVGAIGGETAAGGFRVASQLGQALVSLAQTVSKAIYPELVHAQETAHEMARRMANIALIAGVLAVLVTLFFGRTALALIAGPEFRVFWTMVILAIAGAIELVGASLESLLVSAGRAGTAFFIRAIPTLIGLALLDVAMGWNGTKGAAFTVLGSSALSVIGFWVAIISLSQITITVKPKADLPPKA
- a CDS encoding NTP transferase domain-containing protein, producing MIRIGVSCRNCQTVTTAPFGPICPAMTDENKGKVTALIMAGKRSGVLDPLAERAGVAQKCVVPVGGMPMIERVVMNVAASPRIGEIRVVAHEPDEIAAIPSIAKLVDEGRVVFKPGAFNLVDSVFAGAEGASYPILITTADNCLWLPEDFTEFADKAIASGAGAAAALARKEDVIAADPQGQAKFYEFSDGGYSNCNAYWIGNAKALSAAEIMRGGGQFVKFPSRIAKAFGVVNLIRFFLGWGTKEKLFAQVSRRFGFTLKPLVMSHGYCAIDVDNERTFDVTEKLLVKRLATA
- the mmsB gene encoding 3-hydroxyisobutyrate dehydrogenase; the protein is MKIAFIGLGNMGGGMAANLVNAGHAVNAFDLSEEALATAKSNGCATFTDASEAVQGVDGVVTMLPNGGIVKSVYEASVIGKAPAGAVLLDCSTIDVATAKEVIATAEAAGYDMVDAPVSGGIAAANGGTLTFMVGGTEKAFKRAEDVLKAMGKAVIHAGDAGAGQTAKICNNMLLAISMIGTAEAMKMAEKLGLDPQKFYEISSQSSGYCWSLNAYTPMPGIGVESPADKGYQGGFATGLMLKDLRLAMEAAETADASTPLGRHAKELYERFAEENAGLDFSAIIKTL
- a CDS encoding enoyl-CoA hydratase-related protein, with product MADYETITVEQRDAVTLITLNRPKALNALNSTVLDELIHAFAAYQADGSQLCAVLTGSGDKAFAAGADIKEMSEKAAADFYLDDFFAPWTSEIVKKTRKPWIAAVNGFALGGGCELAMMADFIIASENAKFGQPEIKLGVAPGMGGSQRLTKAVGKSKAMEMCLTGRMMDAEEAERSNLVARVVPHEQLLDEAMKSAAQIAAMPPMAAIANKEMVNAAFETSLDQGLIVERRIFQILAASEDKAEGMAAFVEKREGKWKGR